One window of Acanthochromis polyacanthus isolate Apoly-LR-REF ecotype Palm Island chromosome 19, KAUST_Apoly_ChrSc, whole genome shotgun sequence genomic DNA carries:
- the LOC110961777 gene encoding rho GTPase-activating protein 23-like isoform X7 — protein sequence MAQAKGRRDGMVSPNENRRRPLSSGEVEGVSWQGPRTIFLQKNSQGFGFTLRHFIVYPPESSLHTVKDEENGNTMGKGCQWSRLEPMDTIFVKSVKENGPAHQAGLCTGDRLVKVNGESILGKTYSQVIALIQNSENILELSIMPKDEDVLQLVSAYSQDAYLKGNEPYTGEAQNLPVPPLLCYTSTKPSSAASQPSHNLHSPLDNWQCRPGTATLPLDNSPSAASTPASGWSGGRYDDSSGHFVPSGRYRGRSSSAISALDFHFANHNAAIASATLPRKSSLPASARAHTDALCQQALSDWYYSQAEAAERMSPRHRSISQDRLAELGLALGPGPAAVSTTSAEHHRRETLLYHHQAAAASHDSYWLGGWGGVSGPGSRSCSESLLAAYAEYEHNYDRSVETLAQASALVSPRYEHTSQSSQTTKYSEQKDQKASGGHQHQTTVTSPIRTSSTVPPSGRQPGQQVAEPQTRRVKEDELVGYKSYSPSFSRKAGHLLQQAHSFREPSYSGPHLNWSLGGRSSPVDNDGVLAPRPQSTPAMSTSEEERVGEDREVVSPVSLYQEVVLRQKPAAGRRAALQSLRHYSTPVDSPEPPGLIPSPGTPSPISGTGHSRRANGSLAQHALDSLSSIPFIDEPTSPNIDHQACYVPACSVVSSSQAAIMATLTSTFVSPTLSSISPFVRLRSQDCSSIKGRRSSYLLAITTERSKSCDEGLNTFREEGRVFSKLPKRVKSFFTDGSLESLRVQEEARSKRHSTSELGTITLSDIHKEGWLHYKQILTEKGKKVGGGMRPWKRAFSVLRSHSLFLYKDKREAVLHGAGAGPSQDEHPPISIRGCLIDIAYSETKRKHTLRLTTQDFCEYLLQAEDRDDMLAWIRVIRENSKTDNEEIGFSKQALINKKLNDYRKHSLTGNKLDSSPKAHRMMPPFLLAKTDNTSVNRASRSDDNKALWGINIMKKAKKTGSPKAFGVRLEDCQPAVNHKFVPLIVEMCCGVVETLGLEYTGIYRVPGNNAMVSNLQEHLNKGMDINTAEERWQDLNVISSLLKSFFRKLPEPLFTDDKYNDFIDANRIEDAEDRLKTMKKLIHDLPDHYYHTLQFLVGHLKKVADHSEKNKMEPRNLALVFGPTLVRTSEDNMTDMVTHMPDRYKIVETLILHYDWFFSDGELDKEDKAPEDKRDMQPVPNIDHLLSNIGRPGMPCEASESTTSDSLKSKLSLSSKKDLNAKDFLPKSIISAVTRKRKKGPNTNQPGSSADEDSEHEPVKASNYGGKEMGGEEQEDRQEQEAVKAEHIIPLKESQNGVKAQNTTEGKDPLTEGEEVEEDLRKKTSSDAQSLQRQRTNLPALRPNSFLYSHHQVHGTFPRPPPATNPPSHLRTHSPASGRPTVPFWISPSRPPNLGRGSSCTPDWNQLAPVRYRKTRGGRPRAVSMNLELELGRREDRVREWRTDKVEVIWVTEGTSSLCRHVGMPQGTTVGSRSVQHMGPLPQLAQGSPPLASSSLGWVDQSSPGSLTVVMRRSATEVRDNTRAWRRHTVVV from the exons GCTAAAGGGCGGAGAGATGGCATGGTGTCGCCCAATGAGAACAGGCGCCGGCCGCTGTCATCGGGTGAGGTGGAGGGCGTGTCATGGCAGGGCCCACGAACCATTTTTCTCCAGAAGAATTCACAGGGATTCGGCTTCACTCTGCGCCACTTTATCGTCTACCCACCAGAGTCCTCTCTCCACACCGTCAAG GATGAAGAGAATGGCAACACAATGGGAAAAG GTTGTCAGTGGTCTCGCTTGGAGCCAATGGACACCATCTTTGTGAAGAGTGTCAAAGAAAATGGCCCCGCCCACCAAGCCGGACTGTGCACAG GGGACAGACTGGTGAAGGTAAACGGGGAGAGCATTCTGGGAAAAACCTACTCTCAGGTGATCGCCCTCATCCAAAACAG TGAAAACATTCTGGAGCTCTCTATTATGCCAAAAGATGAGGATGTGTTGCAGTTGGTAAGT gCATACTCCCAGGATGCCTACCTGAAAGGCAATGAGCCATACACAGGTGAGGCTCAGAACCTACCTGTGCCACCGCTTCTCTGTTACACCTCTACCAAGCCCAGCTCTGCCGCCTCACAGCCAAGCCACAACCTCCACAGCCCCCTGGACAACTGGCAGTGTCGGCCTGGAACCGCCACTTTGCCACTGGACAACAGCccctctgctgcttccactCCTGCCTCCGGCTGGTCCGGAGGCAGATACGATGATTCCAGTGGTCACTTTGTCCCATCAGGGCGGTACCGTGGGCGATCCTCATCAGCCATCAGCGCACTTGACTTTCACTTTGCTAACCACAACGCTGCCATCGCCTCTGCAACTCTGCCACGAAAGAGCAGCCTGCCAGCTTCTGCACGTGCACACACCGATGCCCTCTGCCAGCAGGCTCTGTCAGACTGGTACTACAGCCAGGCTGAAGCTGCAGAGCGCATGTCCCCCCGCCATCGCAGTATATCTCAGGATCGCTTAGCAGAGCTGGGTTTGGCACTGGGTCCTGGGCCTGCAGCTGTCTCTACCACTTCTGCAGAGCATCATAGGAGAGAAACCCTCCTGTACCACCACCAGGCAGCTGCTGCTTCCCATGATTCTTATTGGCTTGGCGGCTGGGGTGGTGTATCAGGACCAGGAAGCAGGTCGTGCTCAGAAAGTCTGCTGGCAGCCTATGCTGAATATGAGCACAACTATGATcgttctgtggaaacactggcGCAAGCCTCTGCTCTGGTCTCACCGCGCTACGAACACACTTCACAAAGCtcccaaacaacaaaatacagtgAGCAGAAAGACCAGAAAGCCTCAGGAGGACACCAGCACCAAACCACAGTGACATCCCCCATCAGAACCTCCTCCACAGTGCCTCCCAGTGGCAGGCAGCCAGGTCAGCAGGTAGCAGAGCCCCAAACAAGGCGAGTAAAAGAGGACGAGCTGGTGGGCTACAAAAGCTATAGCCCTTCTTTCTCCCGCAAAGCTGGCCACCTTCTTCAGCAAGCCCACTCCTTCAGAGAACCCAGCTACAGCGGCCCTCACCTCAACTGGAGCCTTGGTGGCAGAAGCAGCCCGGTGGACAATGATGGGGTGTTGGCGCCCCGACCCCAGTCCACACCAGCCATGTCCACgtcagaggaggagagagtgGGAGAAGACAGAGAGGTCGTCTCCCCTGTATCACTTTATCAGGAGGTGGTCCTCAGGCAGAAGCCCGCTGCAGGCCGCCGAGCCGCCCTTCAGAGTCTGCGACACTACAGCACACCCGTTGACTCACCGGAGCCACCTGGTTTGATACCTTCACCTGGGACCCCCTCCCCTATCTCTGGCACTGGACACAGCCGCAGGGCCAATGGTAGCCTGGCACAGCATGCACTTGACTCCCTGTCCTCTATTCCCTTCATAG ATGAGCCTACCAGTCCTAATATTGACCATCAGGCCTGCTATGTACCAGCCTGCTCTGTGGTGTCCAGCTCCCAGGCCGCCATTATGGCCACTCTCACTTCCACCTTTGTCTCCCCCAccctctcctccatctctccctTTGTTCGACTTCGTTCGCAGGATTGCA GCAGCATTAAGGGCCGCCGCTCCTCTTACTTGCTGGCCATCACCACTGAGAGATCGAAGTCCTGTGATGAGGGGCTCAACACGTTCAGGGAAGAAGGTCGTGTCTTCTC CAAACTACCAAAAAGAGTGAAGAGCTTTTTTACTGATGGG TCTCTGGAGAGCTTGCGAGTCCAGGAGGAGGCCCGGTCAAAACGCCACTCCACCTCAGAGCTGGGCACCATCACCCTCAGTGACATACATAAGGAGGGCTGGCTGCACTACAAACAGATCCTCACAGAGAAGGGAAAG AAAGTTGGTGGTGGCATGCGACCGTGGAAACGCGCCTTCTCAGTGCTCCGCTCACACTCGCTGTTCCTCTACAAAGACAAGAGAGAGGCTGTGCTTCATGGAGCGGGGGCAGGACCCAGCCAGGACGAGCATCCCCCGATCAGCATCCGCGGCTGCCTGATCGACATCGCCTACAGCGAAACCAAGCGCAAGCATACCCTGAGGCTGACCACGCAGGACTTCTGCGAGTACCTGCTGCAGGCCGAGGACAGGGACGACATGTTGGCCTGGATTCGAGTCATCAGGGAGAACAGCAAGACAGACAACGAG GAGATTGGTTTTTCAAAACAAGCTCTCATCAACAAGAAACTGAATGACTACAGAAAGCACAG TCTGACAGGTAACAAGCTGGACTCCTCTCCCAAAGCTCATCGTATGATGCCTCCCTTCCTCCTGGCTAAAACTGACAACACCTCGGTGAACCGAGCCTCCAGATCTG ATGACAACAAGGCACTCTGGGGCATCAACATCATGAAGAAGGCCAAGAAGACAGGCAGTCCGAAGGCTTTTGGTGTGCGACTGGAGGACTGTCAGCCAGCTGTCAACCATAAG TTTGTACCTCTGATCGTGGAGATGTGCTGTGGCGTTGTCGAGACGCTGGGTCTAGAGTACACTGGCATCTACCGCGTACCAGGGAACAATGCCATGGTGTCCAATCTGCAGGAGCATCTCAACAAGGGCATGGACATTAACACTGCTGAGGAG AGATGGCAGGACCTGAATGTAATCAGCAGCCTGCTTAAATCATTTTTCCGAAAACTGCCGGAGCCTCTGTTTACTGATG ACAAATACAACGACTTCATTGATGCTAACCGAATAGAAGATGCAGAGGACAGACTGAAGACCATGAAGAAACTG ATCCATGACCTCCCAGATCACTATTATCACACCCTCCAGTTCCTGGTGGGCCATCTGAAGAAGGTGGCAGATCACTCTGAAAAGAACAAG ATGGAACCAAGAAACCTAGCTCTGGTGTTTGGACCCACTCTGGTGAGGACGTCAGAGGACAATATGACGGACATGGTCACTCACATGCCCGATCGCTACAAAATAGTGGAGACACTTATCCTGCAT TATGACTGGTTCTTCAGTGATGGAGAACTGGATAAGGAAGACAAG GCCCCAGAGGATAAGCGGGACATGCAACCTGTGCCGAATATTGACCATCTGCTGTCCAACATCGGCAGGCCAGGCATGCCATGCGAGGCATCAG AATCCACCACCAGCGATTCACTTAAATCAAAG CTTTCTTTGAGCTCCAAAAAAGACCTGAATGCCAAGGACTTCCTACCCAAGTCCATCATCTCTGCAGTGACCCGCAAACGCAAAAAAGGCCCCAATACTAACCAGCCGGGAAGCAGCGCTGATGAGGACTCCGAGCATGAACCAGTCAAAGCTAGCAACTACGGAGGAAAAGAAATGGGAGGGGAGGAACAAGAGGATCGACAAGAGCAAGAGGCAGTCAAGGCGGAACATATCATTCCTCTCAAAGAAAGCCAAAATGGGGTAAAAGCTCAAAACACCACAGAGGGAAAGGATCCactgacagaaggagaagaggttGAAGAGGACTTGAGGAAGAAAACTAGCAGTGATGCACAAAGTTTGCAAAGACAGAGAACCAACTTACCGGCGCTTCGTCCAAACAGCTTTCTCTACTCACATCACCAAGTCCACGGCACATTCCCTAGACCACCACCTGCGACTAATCCTCCTTCCCATTTGAGAACTCACAGTCCAGCCAGTGGACGTCCCACTGTCCCCTTCTGGATCTCCCCCTCCAGGCCACCCAATCTTGGACGTGGTTCTAGCTGCACGCCAGACTGGAACCAGTTAGCGCCAGTTCGCTACAGGAAGACCAGAGGTGGAAGGCCGAGGGCTGTGTCCATGAATCTGGAGCTTGAGCTGGGCAGGAGGGAAGACAGAGTCAGAGAATGGAGAACAGACAAGGTGGAAGTGATCTGGGTCACTGAGGGAACATCGAGTCTGTGCAGACATGTTGGGATGCCTCAGGGAACAACTGTAGGCTCCAGGTCAGTTCAGCATATGGGTCCGCTCCCTCAGCTTGCCCAGGGGTCTCCCCCTCTTGCCTCTTCTTCCTTGGGATGGGTCGATCAAAGCTCCCCCGGTTCTTTGACTGTGGTCATGAGGAGATCAGCCACAGAAGTGCGGGACAACACCAGAGCGTGGCGTCGTCACACAGTGGTAGTTTAA
- the LOC110961777 gene encoding rho GTPase-activating protein 23-like isoform X6 produces the protein MAQEISPVLLQEKAKGRRDGMVSPNENRRRPLSSGEVEGVSWQGPRTIFLQKNSQGFGFTLRHFIVYPPESSLHTVKDEENGNTMGKGCQWSRLEPMDTIFVKSVKENGPAHQAGLCTGDRLVKVNGESILGKTYSQVIALIQNSENILELSIMPKDEDVLQLVSAYSQDAYLKGNEPYTGEAQNLPVPPLLCYTSTKPSSAASQPSHNLHSPLDNWQCRPGTATLPLDNSPSAASTPASGWSGGRYDDSSGHFVPSGRYRGRSSSAISALDFHFANHNAAIASATLPRKSSLPASARAHTDALCQQALSDWYYSQAEAAERMSPRHRSISQDRLAELGLALGPGPAAVSTTSAEHHRRETLLYHHQAAAASHDSYWLGGWGGVSGPGSRSCSESLLAAYAEYEHNYDRSVETLAQASALVSPRYEHTSQSSQTTKYSEQKDQKASGGHQHQTTVTSPIRTSSTVPPSGRQPGQQVAEPQTRRVKEDELVGYKSYSPSFSRKAGHLLQQAHSFREPSYSGPHLNWSLGGRSSPVDNDGVLAPRPQSTPAMSTSEEERVGEDREVVSPVSLYQEVVLRQKPAAGRRAALQSLRHYSTPVDSPEPPGLIPSPGTPSPISGTGHSRRANGSLAQHALDSLSSIPFIDEPTSPNIDHQACYVPACSVVSSSQAAIMATLTSTFVSPTLSSISPFVRLRSQDCSSIKGRRSSYLLAITTERSKSCDEGLNTFREEGRVFSKLPKRVKSFFTDGSLESLRVQEEARSKRHSTSELGTITLSDIHKEGWLHYKQILTEKGKKVGGGMRPWKRAFSVLRSHSLFLYKDKREAVLHGAGAGPSQDEHPPISIRGCLIDIAYSETKRKHTLRLTTQDFCEYLLQAEDRDDMLAWIRVIRENSKTDNEEIGFSKQALINKKLNDYRKHSLTGNKLDSSPKAHRMMPPFLLAKTDNTSVNRASRSDDNKALWGINIMKKAKKTGSPKAFGVRLEDCQPAVNHKFVPLIVEMCCGVVETLGLEYTGIYRVPGNNAMVSNLQEHLNKGMDINTAEERWQDLNVISSLLKSFFRKLPEPLFTDDKYNDFIDANRIEDAEDRLKTMKKLIHDLPDHYYHTLQFLVGHLKKVADHSEKNKMEPRNLALVFGPTLVRTSEDNMTDMVTHMPDRYKIVETLILHYDWFFSDGELDKEDKAPEDKRDMQPVPNIDHLLSNIGRPGMPCEASESTTSDSLKSKLSLSSKKDLNAKDFLPKSIISAVTRKRKKGPNTNQPGSSADEDSEHEPVKASNYGGKEMGGEEQEDRQEQEAVKAEHIIPLKESQNGVKAQNTTEGKDPLTEGEEVEEDLRKKTSSDAQSLQRQRTNLPALRPNSFLYSHHQVHGTFPRPPPATNPPSHLRTHSPASGRPTVPFWISPSRPPNLGRGSSCTPDWNQLAPVRYRKTRGGRPRAVSMNLELELGRREDRVREWRTDKVEVIWVTEGTSSLCRHVGMPQGTTVGSRSVQHMGPLPQLAQGSPPLASSSLGWVDQSSPGSLTVVMRRSATEVRDNTRAWRRHTVVV, from the exons GAAATCTCACCCGTACTCCTCCAGGAAAAG GCTAAAGGGCGGAGAGATGGCATGGTGTCGCCCAATGAGAACAGGCGCCGGCCGCTGTCATCGGGTGAGGTGGAGGGCGTGTCATGGCAGGGCCCACGAACCATTTTTCTCCAGAAGAATTCACAGGGATTCGGCTTCACTCTGCGCCACTTTATCGTCTACCCACCAGAGTCCTCTCTCCACACCGTCAAG GATGAAGAGAATGGCAACACAATGGGAAAAG GTTGTCAGTGGTCTCGCTTGGAGCCAATGGACACCATCTTTGTGAAGAGTGTCAAAGAAAATGGCCCCGCCCACCAAGCCGGACTGTGCACAG GGGACAGACTGGTGAAGGTAAACGGGGAGAGCATTCTGGGAAAAACCTACTCTCAGGTGATCGCCCTCATCCAAAACAG TGAAAACATTCTGGAGCTCTCTATTATGCCAAAAGATGAGGATGTGTTGCAGTTGGTAAGT gCATACTCCCAGGATGCCTACCTGAAAGGCAATGAGCCATACACAGGTGAGGCTCAGAACCTACCTGTGCCACCGCTTCTCTGTTACACCTCTACCAAGCCCAGCTCTGCCGCCTCACAGCCAAGCCACAACCTCCACAGCCCCCTGGACAACTGGCAGTGTCGGCCTGGAACCGCCACTTTGCCACTGGACAACAGCccctctgctgcttccactCCTGCCTCCGGCTGGTCCGGAGGCAGATACGATGATTCCAGTGGTCACTTTGTCCCATCAGGGCGGTACCGTGGGCGATCCTCATCAGCCATCAGCGCACTTGACTTTCACTTTGCTAACCACAACGCTGCCATCGCCTCTGCAACTCTGCCACGAAAGAGCAGCCTGCCAGCTTCTGCACGTGCACACACCGATGCCCTCTGCCAGCAGGCTCTGTCAGACTGGTACTACAGCCAGGCTGAAGCTGCAGAGCGCATGTCCCCCCGCCATCGCAGTATATCTCAGGATCGCTTAGCAGAGCTGGGTTTGGCACTGGGTCCTGGGCCTGCAGCTGTCTCTACCACTTCTGCAGAGCATCATAGGAGAGAAACCCTCCTGTACCACCACCAGGCAGCTGCTGCTTCCCATGATTCTTATTGGCTTGGCGGCTGGGGTGGTGTATCAGGACCAGGAAGCAGGTCGTGCTCAGAAAGTCTGCTGGCAGCCTATGCTGAATATGAGCACAACTATGATcgttctgtggaaacactggcGCAAGCCTCTGCTCTGGTCTCACCGCGCTACGAACACACTTCACAAAGCtcccaaacaacaaaatacagtgAGCAGAAAGACCAGAAAGCCTCAGGAGGACACCAGCACCAAACCACAGTGACATCCCCCATCAGAACCTCCTCCACAGTGCCTCCCAGTGGCAGGCAGCCAGGTCAGCAGGTAGCAGAGCCCCAAACAAGGCGAGTAAAAGAGGACGAGCTGGTGGGCTACAAAAGCTATAGCCCTTCTTTCTCCCGCAAAGCTGGCCACCTTCTTCAGCAAGCCCACTCCTTCAGAGAACCCAGCTACAGCGGCCCTCACCTCAACTGGAGCCTTGGTGGCAGAAGCAGCCCGGTGGACAATGATGGGGTGTTGGCGCCCCGACCCCAGTCCACACCAGCCATGTCCACgtcagaggaggagagagtgGGAGAAGACAGAGAGGTCGTCTCCCCTGTATCACTTTATCAGGAGGTGGTCCTCAGGCAGAAGCCCGCTGCAGGCCGCCGAGCCGCCCTTCAGAGTCTGCGACACTACAGCACACCCGTTGACTCACCGGAGCCACCTGGTTTGATACCTTCACCTGGGACCCCCTCCCCTATCTCTGGCACTGGACACAGCCGCAGGGCCAATGGTAGCCTGGCACAGCATGCACTTGACTCCCTGTCCTCTATTCCCTTCATAG ATGAGCCTACCAGTCCTAATATTGACCATCAGGCCTGCTATGTACCAGCCTGCTCTGTGGTGTCCAGCTCCCAGGCCGCCATTATGGCCACTCTCACTTCCACCTTTGTCTCCCCCAccctctcctccatctctccctTTGTTCGACTTCGTTCGCAGGATTGCA GCAGCATTAAGGGCCGCCGCTCCTCTTACTTGCTGGCCATCACCACTGAGAGATCGAAGTCCTGTGATGAGGGGCTCAACACGTTCAGGGAAGAAGGTCGTGTCTTCTC CAAACTACCAAAAAGAGTGAAGAGCTTTTTTACTGATGGG TCTCTGGAGAGCTTGCGAGTCCAGGAGGAGGCCCGGTCAAAACGCCACTCCACCTCAGAGCTGGGCACCATCACCCTCAGTGACATACATAAGGAGGGCTGGCTGCACTACAAACAGATCCTCACAGAGAAGGGAAAG AAAGTTGGTGGTGGCATGCGACCGTGGAAACGCGCCTTCTCAGTGCTCCGCTCACACTCGCTGTTCCTCTACAAAGACAAGAGAGAGGCTGTGCTTCATGGAGCGGGGGCAGGACCCAGCCAGGACGAGCATCCCCCGATCAGCATCCGCGGCTGCCTGATCGACATCGCCTACAGCGAAACCAAGCGCAAGCATACCCTGAGGCTGACCACGCAGGACTTCTGCGAGTACCTGCTGCAGGCCGAGGACAGGGACGACATGTTGGCCTGGATTCGAGTCATCAGGGAGAACAGCAAGACAGACAACGAG GAGATTGGTTTTTCAAAACAAGCTCTCATCAACAAGAAACTGAATGACTACAGAAAGCACAG TCTGACAGGTAACAAGCTGGACTCCTCTCCCAAAGCTCATCGTATGATGCCTCCCTTCCTCCTGGCTAAAACTGACAACACCTCGGTGAACCGAGCCTCCAGATCTG ATGACAACAAGGCACTCTGGGGCATCAACATCATGAAGAAGGCCAAGAAGACAGGCAGTCCGAAGGCTTTTGGTGTGCGACTGGAGGACTGTCAGCCAGCTGTCAACCATAAG TTTGTACCTCTGATCGTGGAGATGTGCTGTGGCGTTGTCGAGACGCTGGGTCTAGAGTACACTGGCATCTACCGCGTACCAGGGAACAATGCCATGGTGTCCAATCTGCAGGAGCATCTCAACAAGGGCATGGACATTAACACTGCTGAGGAG AGATGGCAGGACCTGAATGTAATCAGCAGCCTGCTTAAATCATTTTTCCGAAAACTGCCGGAGCCTCTGTTTACTGATG ACAAATACAACGACTTCATTGATGCTAACCGAATAGAAGATGCAGAGGACAGACTGAAGACCATGAAGAAACTG ATCCATGACCTCCCAGATCACTATTATCACACCCTCCAGTTCCTGGTGGGCCATCTGAAGAAGGTGGCAGATCACTCTGAAAAGAACAAG ATGGAACCAAGAAACCTAGCTCTGGTGTTTGGACCCACTCTGGTGAGGACGTCAGAGGACAATATGACGGACATGGTCACTCACATGCCCGATCGCTACAAAATAGTGGAGACACTTATCCTGCAT TATGACTGGTTCTTCAGTGATGGAGAACTGGATAAGGAAGACAAG GCCCCAGAGGATAAGCGGGACATGCAACCTGTGCCGAATATTGACCATCTGCTGTCCAACATCGGCAGGCCAGGCATGCCATGCGAGGCATCAG AATCCACCACCAGCGATTCACTTAAATCAAAG CTTTCTTTGAGCTCCAAAAAAGACCTGAATGCCAAGGACTTCCTACCCAAGTCCATCATCTCTGCAGTGACCCGCAAACGCAAAAAAGGCCCCAATACTAACCAGCCGGGAAGCAGCGCTGATGAGGACTCCGAGCATGAACCAGTCAAAGCTAGCAACTACGGAGGAAAAGAAATGGGAGGGGAGGAACAAGAGGATCGACAAGAGCAAGAGGCAGTCAAGGCGGAACATATCATTCCTCTCAAAGAAAGCCAAAATGGGGTAAAAGCTCAAAACACCACAGAGGGAAAGGATCCactgacagaaggagaagaggttGAAGAGGACTTGAGGAAGAAAACTAGCAGTGATGCACAAAGTTTGCAAAGACAGAGAACCAACTTACCGGCGCTTCGTCCAAACAGCTTTCTCTACTCACATCACCAAGTCCACGGCACATTCCCTAGACCACCACCTGCGACTAATCCTCCTTCCCATTTGAGAACTCACAGTCCAGCCAGTGGACGTCCCACTGTCCCCTTCTGGATCTCCCCCTCCAGGCCACCCAATCTTGGACGTGGTTCTAGCTGCACGCCAGACTGGAACCAGTTAGCGCCAGTTCGCTACAGGAAGACCAGAGGTGGAAGGCCGAGGGCTGTGTCCATGAATCTGGAGCTTGAGCTGGGCAGGAGGGAAGACAGAGTCAGAGAATGGAGAACAGACAAGGTGGAAGTGATCTGGGTCACTGAGGGAACATCGAGTCTGTGCAGACATGTTGGGATGCCTCAGGGAACAACTGTAGGCTCCAGGTCAGTTCAGCATATGGGTCCGCTCCCTCAGCTTGCCCAGGGGTCTCCCCCTCTTGCCTCTTCTTCCTTGGGATGGGTCGATCAAAGCTCCCCCGGTTCTTTGACTGTGGTCATGAGGAGATCAGCCACAGAAGTGCGGGACAACACCAGAGCGTGGCGTCGTCACACAGTGGTAGTTTAA